ATTCAGGGCGGGTCAGACCGGCCAGTATCGGCATGGGCTCTACCAGCCGGGCCCAGTCATCCCGGGGCAGCGGCTCTCCTGCCACCAGTTTGTCGATCTTGCGTCTGCGCCAGAAATCGAACACGGCAATCCTCCTCTTGTCTCTGATTGTGGGCACCGGGGCCGGCAATCTTCAAGCAGCAAGATGAAAAAACCGCCTTGCAACAGGCGGTTTTTTCGCGGGGAGGCCGGTGGGTCAGAAGTGGAAGAACACCAGCGTCACCAGTACGAAAAGCGGCAGCAGGATCAGCCCGGACCACAGCATGTAGCCAAAGAAACTCGGCATTTTCACGCCCTGCCCTTCGGCAATGGCCTTGACCATGAAGTTGGGCGCATTACCGATGTAGGTGTTGGCTCCCATGAACACTGCACCGGCTGAAATGGCGAGGAGGGTGGAGGCCATTTCGCCCATCAGGTGTACCGGATCGCCGTGGGCGAGGTTGAAGAACACCAGATAGGTCGGCGCATTGTCGAGGAAGCTCGACAGGATGCCGGTCATCCAGAAGTACATGCCGTCGATGGGCTGGCCATCAGGAGTCGACACCAGCTGTACCAGCGGCGCCATGGCGCCACCGACACCGGCCCTCAGGATGGCGATGGCCGGAGCCATGGCGATGAAGATGCCGGCAAACAGCTTGGCCACTTCCAGGATCGGGAACCAGTTGAACTCGTTGAGTTCACGCAGTTTTTTGGGTGTGAACTGCAATGAGGCCAGTGCCACGCCGATCATGATCAGGTCGCGCACGATGTTTTGCAGCTGCCACTTGGCACCCAGTATTTCGAACTGGATTCCTGGTTTCCACAGGCCGGACATCAGCACGGCCGCCACTATCACGCCCAGCAGGATGAAGTTGAACGACCCGAAAATCCGAAACGGCGTGTCTGGCGTCGGATCGGCCGGCTCGATGTTTTCCTTGCGGTAGAAATAGCTGTCGATGAAGTAGAACAGCACCAGCAGCAGAACCGAGGCCATGATCACCGGTAGCACCATGTGCTCCAGGGTCCAGAAGAAATCCACACCTTTCAGGAAGCCCAGAAACAGCGGCGGGTCACCGATAGGGGTCAGACCACCACCGATGTTGGCTACGAGGAAAATGAAGAACACCACCACATGCACGTTGTGCTTGCGGTTGTCGTTGGCGCGCAGCAGCGGGCGGATCAGCAGCATGGCGGCACCGGTCGTGCCCATCAGGCTGGCGCATACCGTGCCGAGGGCCAGAATGCCGGTATTCAGTTTGGGCGACCCGTGCAGGTTGCCACTGATCAGGATGCCTCCCGAAACGGTGTAGAGCGAGAACAGCAGCACGATGAACGGAATGTATTCGTCCACCAGTGCATGCACCACTACACCGGCTGCGGTACCGGTACCGTAAATCAGTGCCGCAGGCACGAGGAAGCACGCAGCCCAGAAGGCGCTGATCTTGCCGAAATGGTGGTGCCAGAAATGGGGGGCCAGCAGCGGGAACAAGGCGATCGAAAGCAGAATGCCGGCAAAGGGCAAGGCCCAGGCAAGCGAAAGTTCGGCGCCGGGCAGGTCGGCGGCCTGAGCCAGCATCGGCATCAGGCCGAGCGGAAGTGCAGCCAACAGCGAGCGTCGGATCATCGGGACAGTCCTTTCGGAAGTAGGCAAACCGGCCGTTCTCCCGGTTTGATGACGAATGGCTCAGGCATTGCGCCACGGGGTTGACACGGCCGTGTTTTAGCTTTTGGTTATATTCTGGAGGTTCATCATTCTGTCACATCTTCCCGTCCGGTCAAGTCACGCGCCCTGCCCGACCGGCTTTGGGCAAGCCGGCAAGCTGCCAGACGGCAGGCAGATTGCAACAGATGAATTTCCTTGTTTGTGCTCAACAGCTTAGTTGTTTTTCCCCGCTTTCCCTACTTGCTCCTCTCCGGAAAACAGCCCGTATTTTTTTGTTCATGAATTGTCTTGAACAATAAATTGGCACTACAATTTGGGAAAACAAAGCTCGTTCAACACAACATCTTGTGCTCTTGCGTGCCGGACATCACTGTCCGGCCAGGGTCTCCAGGGAGAAACACCGTATGACGACGACCGTCACTGCCTCTTGTCTCTGCATACGCCGTACCGGCGACGTGGTTCCGTTCAACGCCGACAAAATCGCCCTTGCCATGCGCAAGGCCTTCATCGCCGTACAAGGAGAATCCGCCGGACAGTCGAGCCGTTTGCGTGATGAAGTCGCCCGGCTGACACAGGACGTCGTCAATGCCCTGACCGGCCGCCGCCCGGAAGGCAGCGCCATTGCCATCGAGGATATCCAGGACCAGGTCGAACTCGCACTGATGCGTTCGGGTGAGCACGAAGTTGCCCGCGCCTATGTGCTGTACCGCGAGGCGCGTGCAGCCGAGCGGCGTGCCCGTCACGCAGCGCTGGGCATCGACCAGCTGCCGGCCCTGCACGTTACCCGTCCGGACGGCAGCCGGGCTCCGCTGGACATCGAGCGT
The DNA window shown above is from Laribacter hongkongensis DSM 14985 and carries:
- a CDS encoding sodium:proton antiporter, with product MIRRSLLAALPLGLMPMLAQAADLPGAELSLAWALPFAGILLSIALFPLLAPHFWHHHFGKISAFWAACFLVPAALIYGTGTAAGVVVHALVDEYIPFIVLLFSLYTVSGGILISGNLHGSPKLNTGILALGTVCASLMGTTGAAMLLIRPLLRANDNRKHNVHVVVFFIFLVANIGGGLTPIGDPPLFLGFLKGVDFFWTLEHMVLPVIMASVLLLVLFYFIDSYFYRKENIEPADPTPDTPFRIFGSFNFILLGVIVAAVLMSGLWKPGIQFEILGAKWQLQNIVRDLIMIGVALASLQFTPKKLRELNEFNWFPILEVAKLFAGIFIAMAPAIAILRAGVGGAMAPLVQLVSTPDGQPIDGMYFWMTGILSSFLDNAPTYLVFFNLAHGDPVHLMGEMASTLLAISAGAVFMGANTYIGNAPNFMVKAIAEGQGVKMPSFFGYMLWSGLILLPLFVLVTLVFFHF